The sequence below is a genomic window from Nostoc flagelliforme CCNUN1.
ATAGTAGTCACAGTTTCTAAACTGCGCCACCAAATATCAAAAGCTTCCACTTCTTCTTCTAAAAGTCGCTCGGCTTCTTGTGCAATCTTCCGACGGCTTTCGTAGTTTTGTGCTACTACTGCCTTCAAATCATCCACATTAAACGCCTGCACATTTTCCAGTTCATTTACATCCGCATGAACATTACGCGGCACAGAAATATCAAATAACATTAGAGAACGCTGAACTTCTAACACCATTTCCAACTTGGCCCGGTCAAGTATTGGCTCTGTTGCCGAAGTACTTGTAAATACTAAATCGCTATCGGCAATTACAGTCATCATTTCCGATAGCGGATGAATTTGGATAGGTTGCTGAGGGAACTGCTTTGTTAATTCTAGGGCGCGATCGCGAGAGCGATTTACAATACTAATTTGCACAGCACCCTTAGAAATTAGGTGTTGCACCAGCAGCCGCGACATTTTGCCAGCGCCCAAAATTACCACTCGGCAAGCTGCTAAATTTGCTACTTTTATCTGCGCTAACTCTACAGCTGCCGAACTAATAGAGACAGCGCCAGTACCAATACTAGTTTCAGTCCGAACCCGCTTACCAGCAGTCAGCGCTTGTTTAAATAATCGATTCAAAATGGTTTTTATACCGTTATATTGCTGTCCCAGTTTGTGAGTAGTTTTCACCTGAGCCAGAATTTGACCTTCTCCAAGTACCAGACTATCTAAACCACCTGCTACCCGCATAACGTGCATTACAGCATCATCATGTAGCAGCATAAACAAATGTTGTCGCAGAGAAAGCACGGGTAATTTACTGTATTCCGCAAGAAACTGCGTTATTTCCCGGATACCTTGGTCTGCTTCACTGGTAACAATGTAAATTTCTAGGCGGTTACAAGTGCTAAGAATTGCAACTTCGTCAATATGGGGATAGCTGGCCAGTTGAGCGATCGCACTTTCAATTTGTGGTTCTGGAATGCTCAGTTTTTCCCGGACTTCTACTGGGGCTGTTTTATGACTTAACCCCACCACTGCTATATTCATTTGCTAAATCGTAGTTACTAGTTGGTAGTTGATAATAGGGCATTGAGTGAGAATAGGGAATGGGGAATTTTTGTTTATTGGTTGGTAGTTATTCCCAGCAACAAACAACTATTAATCACTAACTACTAACTATTAACTACATGTAGGGGTAAAGCATTTTCGTAATTATTTCCCATTTTATAGAAAGATTTATTTCCAAATGCTTCGCCCCTACTTTTACCATTCCCCATTCCCTAAAAATTAGTTCAGTTGGAGAGTCTTGGGTTCACCAAACATGTGAATTGTATCAACAAATCGAGCCGTTTTCGACTGGTTAGAAATTACCAAGCTTTGAGTTCTTGCTCCGCCGTTGAAAAAACGTACACCATTCATCAGATTACCACTGGTAATGCCGCAAGCAGCGAACAGAACAGTTTTACCAGATGCCAGTTCATGAGCATCATAGACCTTATCGGGGTCATTGATATTCATAGACTTTAAGCGATCGATGTTAGCTTCTCTGTTTTCTCCAATCAGACCTGTTTTTACGACTGCTGGATCGTAAATCAGTTGACCTTGGAAGTGTCCACCTAAAGCACGCATTGCAGCTGCCGAGATTACACCTTCAGGAGCCGCACCAATACCCATCAGAGCGTGGATATTAGTTCCAGCAAAACCGCAGCTTATAGCTGCACCCACATCACCGTCTGAAATTAGGGCGACTCTCGCTCCAGCCTCACGGATTTCTTTAATTAAATCGTTGTGGCGTTCGCGCTTCATGACCACGATTACGAGTTCTTCAATAGAGCGCTCTAGACACTCAGAGAGAATCTTCAGGTTTTCTGTTGCTGACTTGTTGATGTCTACCTTGCCTTTAGCTGCGGGAGGTGCTGCTAACTTCTTCATATAGAAGTCAGGAGCAGCAAATAATCCACCCTTTTCAGAAATTGCCAAGACAGCCATCGAACCAGGTTGCCCATAAGCTACCAAGTTCGTACCTTCACAGGGGTCAACGGCGATATCAATTTCAACGAGTTCATCAGGATTACAGAGAGCTTCGGCATTTGGTTGAGTACAAATACCAACTTCTTCCCCGATGTATAACATAGGTGCGTTGTCGCGTTCGCCTTCCCCAATCACAATGCGACCCCGCATATAGATTTTATTCATCCGCTCCCGCATAGCTTCCACTGCTACTTGGTCAGCAATGTCTTTTTCGCCTTTGCCCATCCATTTCGAGGAAGCGATCGCGGCTTGCTCTACTACTTCAATAATCTCTAACCCAAGTGTATTTTCCACAGAGTCTGCCCTCTCAACTGCTTGAATTTCTGCCGCTTTATCTGGCTATTTCAGTCTTCAAGTCTACCAAAGGGCGGATACACCTGGAAGAAAGTTAAGTTTTACTGCTAACTCGTTAAAAAAGTGCCATTTGTGACATTGTTTTTTGATCATAACTATTCCAGCATCAAGCGTGTTCAAAACTAACTAAGTTTTTAACTGGCACAAATGGATAGTAGTCTATATCTAGAACATTGTTTTCTTCAGTACTTATCTTTAGGTATAAAATAATAAAGAAAAAAAGCTGGTGAGTTTTCTCAAAATTGAAGAGCAACCCAGAATGACATTAAGAGGTTAATCGTGTTTATCGACTACATCACACTAATGTTGATCAATATGGTAGCTGGTTTATTTCTACTGGCTGACTATGTGTATCGTGGTATAGATAGTTCTAATCAAAGACAGTGGATTACCGGCTTTGGAATTACGGGTGCGATCGCACTCACAACTGGTTTACACATGAGCTTCACCTGGCCAGTAATAGGTAGCTTTAACATTGCCTTCGGTGAGACAAGTGTCTTATTTGGAATCTTGTTTGTGGCAGCTGCGATTTCTCTTGCTCAAGGTTGGGATTTATTCACAATAGCAGTTTACGCTTTCTTTGCTGGTGTAGTTGCGATCATAGTGGGTATCCGCATCCTCAACTTGAATTTGACCAAGGAACCGCTTTTGTCGGGAATCGGCTTTATTTTAACCGGCTTAGGTGGTATTTTTGCAGCGCCAACCCTCTATTGGAAAACCAATCGAACCTGGCGACTAATTGGCGTAGCAGTGCTGATAGTAGCCGCTCTAATTTGGGCATTGACTGGATATTTGTCTTACTGGAATCATTTAGAGGGTTTCCAAAAGTGGGTTCCAGCCCCAATGCGGTAATCAATGCCAGCAATGATCTAGGCTAGAGAAATAGTTAAAATCTTGCTTAAGAAAATATGCTGGACTTTCTGAATCCCCTTTTAAATCGCCATCCAGAGCGAGTCAAAGCCAACGTAGAACTTTATACATGGCAAACTTGTGCTTACTGCATTCGTGCCAAAATGCTGCTGTGGTGGAAAGGTGTAAATTTTACCGAATATAAAATCGACGGCGACGAAGCAGCCAGAGCTAAAATGGCAGAACGCGCTAACGGACGCCGTACTGTACCGCAAATTTTTATCAATAACCAGCACATTGGCGGCTGCGATGATCTTTATCAACTAGACACACAAAGTCAACTCGATCCCCTTTTAGCCCAAGCCGCTATTTAGCTTCAGATTTCTAGTCCTTGTCATAACCCCAATTTTTGTAACAGTTAAAGTATTGCAGTGACGCACATCCCGCCTAGAACTTAAGTTCTAGGCTAAGAGCTACTGTCCACTCAAGTGGACTGAAATTCTTGTTTAGTCCTCTTAAGAGGACTTTAGCTATTAGCCTTGGAATAAATTCCAAGGCGGGATAACAACGAAGCGGATATTGTCAAATGCAAGTAATGACAAGACTTCTATAGCGTTTCTCGTTTGTATGCAATACACCCTGACCTCTTTTCTTTTAGGAAAGAAGCTTTAGAATCTTACTCCCTAACGCTAGTAGGGAAGGGGCTGGGGGTTAGGTCTGTATTGAACTCAACCCAGAAGCGCTATAGTCTGCGGGCTATATACTTTTTCTTTCTCGTAGCATCGGTGTCTCGCTCGTCCAAAAGCAAGCATAATTTTAAAATTTTTATATTGATTAAGTATATGCTAACTAAGTACACAAAATATATTATACATCAACAATGGATGAGTTCTGCTTTAGAATTAGCAAAAGTAGCAGGTGATGCAGGTGAAGTCCCTGTAGGTGCTGTTATCATTGATTCAACAGGCAAATTGCTAGCACAAGGAGAAAACAGAAAAGAGCGCGACAAAGACCCTACCGCTCATGCGGAAATTCTCGCTATAAAAAGAGCTGCAACAACTTTACAAAATTGGCATCTTAATGAATGCACCCTCTACGTAACTCTTGAACCTTGCCCGATGTGTGCAGGTGCGATCGTCCAAGCGCGTCTAGGACTACTTGTATATGGAGTAGACGATACAAAAACTGGCGCAATTCGTACAGTTATTAACATACCCGATAGTGCTGCTTCTAATCACCGCTTACAGGTAATCGGAGGCGTTCTAGAGTCAGCTTGTCGTGAGCAATTACAGGCTTGGTTTGCTACTAGGCGGCGTAGTGTAAACTAACGGACAGAGGTAAAACTGTCCATCTAGTACCAGACAAGTCACGCAAGAGAATCTACGGTGTAACTAATCAGACTTTTCGTTAAATTTTACCCGTCAATCAGCTGCATTCGTCATGATGGAATTTTACTCTTCATCCGATACCTGCCAGCAGACACCAGCAAATCATCAGGTGACTGGTACTACCTCAAGGGTTTCTCCTTGGTTAAGTCCTCTGGCATATTTATTAGGGCGTCAGTGCCTATTACCATTATTCTTTGGGCAAATTAGCATAACCGGACAAAAAATATCCCTACAACTGGGCCTGTGATCTTCGCGCCTACTCATCGGGCGCGTTGGGATGCATTGGTCGTACCCTACGCTACCGCTGATTGTCGGGGAGAACAAGACTTGCGGTTTATGGTGACTATTGACGAATGCCAAGGTTTACAAGGCTGGTTTGTCCGACGTTTGGGGGGGTTTGCTGTAAATTCTAAGCATCCGTCAATCCGCACGCTGCGACATGGAGTTGAGCTACTTCAGCAGAAAAAAACCCTGGTCATTTTTCCAGAAGGTAACATTTTTCGTGATGGCCAAATTCACCAGTTAAAGCCAGGAATTGCGCGTCTTGCTTTGAGTGCTGAATCTAGTTATTCCGGGCTGGGAGTGAAAATTATACCCATAGGCATTAATTACAGCCAACCTTATCCAAATTGGGGTACAGATGTGAGTATTGACATTGGCTCCCCAATCCGAGTAAAGGATTACATTAGTGGCTGTATAAAACAAGATGCCAAAAGCATCACAGCTGATTTAGCAAAGGCACTGCAACAGTTAAGCCATCAAGAAACAAAAATTACTAATCGCGCATTTGCAGAGATTACTAATTCTTAATCTCGTCAAACGTACCCTCTAGTTTTGCCTTTTTAAGTGCTTCGAGCTTCTAGCGTCTTTACTTTGTCAACTAATGTTGCTATTGTCTTCTGCTGCTCTTTCACTACTTTAGTTAGTACAGCAACAATATCCATTGAACTTACTGTTTTTCTGTCAAAAGTTGCCACTGTGTTTGGAACATCTTCCGCAATAAATCCATTATGTAAATTTTTTTCACTATCCGCTTTATAACTAAACTTAACGGGGTGGAGGTCTTGTAATGTCTCAATCGCCTCCCGACTGGAAAGTTCAGCAATATTTTCTTTGATTTCCCTTGATGAAGAGGTTAAAAAGAGAGTCGCACTAATAATCCCACTTGTATTAACAGTGACTTTATTTCCTCCAGACCAGAGGCGAGCCGTACCACCTGATGCATACCAAACCCATCGTTGCCCAGCATTTGGAGTTTCTACAAACTCAGCAGTTTCTCGATTACCAAAGGAAAAACCACCAGTAACACCACCACTATGAATTTCGGTGCCTCTTACGTCTAGTTTCCGAAAGGGATTTGTTGTTCCAATACCAACATTTCCAGATACAAAAAGATTATCCAAACTCCCGGTCTGTGCTTGTGTCCGACCATTTGCAATTAAGCTAGTAATTAGATTTGCGAAAACGAAACCACCAGAGAGTCCGGCAATTTGACGACGAGAAAGACTATTAGACATTTTTTACTTTTAAGCTCCTGCACTAGTTCAATTTTTGCAAGCATCAGTAATTTAACATCATATCAACTGGCTTGATGACAATCTTTATTGAGATATATCCAGATTTTTTACAAAAAATCAAGCTATATTAAACTCCAAAAACTAAAAAAAATTACGGTATATTACACTTTCAAAAATAAAAATCGATAGCCAATTTGGCACTTTTTTGAGAAAACAGCTAATTTCTGTCTGTAAACAACTCAATTGCTTAGTGGTAAAGATTTTCAATGCAAAAAGTCAAGTTGCAATGTTTGCCGGCAAACCGCTCTACCTCAAGCAAGCTACGTGCAGCGTCCCGCTCTTAAGCAGAAGTTATGATTTCAGGAAGCCTGAAGCTTCTCACTTCTTTTCTCGTCTACGCTAGTTGAGACTGGGAAGTGTGGTATTTGTGATGTGGCTCACTAGAGTTTTAGTCTTGCTTTGAGAAAACTACACTGTCAACTATCCAACCTAACCTGAGATAGTTATTGGGGAAGAAAGTCAGTAGCTGTAAGGATCGACACTTGGGAACTCGATTAAACGGATTTTCAGTCTAAATCAGAGATACTTAGGATGTAGCTTTGCTTTGTCCAAGACCAAAACAGAGTTAAGATACCCGAAGTTTCCATAACTTTTCTGTATAGTCATTGTACTACTTGACCCCATGAACACTGCTGCCGCTGTTACCTTGATGCACCGTACTCTTTTATCAGTCATAGCAGTCCTCAGCCTGCTATCACCTGTGAATGCTCAGGTATCACAGTCACCAGGCACTACTAGCCCACAACCCATTGACCCTAACGATCCTAATAACCTGCGCCCCATAACCCAAAGTAACAGCCTTTTGAGCATTGAAGGTGGCGATCGCCTCGTCAAAGATGCAGAGCAAGCCGTTTCTGCTCAAAACTACCCTTTAGCTGCCAAAAAACTCCAAGAAGCGCGTCAGGTTTATAATCAGCTATCTAATTTTTATCAAGAATTAAACTCTAGCTTTTCGGGAATTGACAATAGAGTTTCTGATTCTCAGCGTCAAAAAGCTTTATTAACAGCCCAAAAGCGAGATGAAGCCACCTTTCAGCTAGCATTGGTACATCGGGCACAAAATCAGCCAGAATTAGCTGTACCGTTGTTGATTCAAATAATTAAGAGTCAAAACCCGACGCGAGATTTAGGTAAGAAAGCCTATAAACAGTTGTTTGAATTGGGTTTTGTTGATTCTCCCTATCCTAGAGAAGGTGGTGCTTCATCTTCCTCATCCCCAAAAAAATAAATTAAATTTTTCTTGTCTGTTTTTCCCCTCTTCCTCCATTTCCCCCTCTCTCTGAGCAGCAGCTTGAGAATGTCCCAGTGCTAGGATAGGATTATCTGCCGTACCATTGAGCCAGCGTCCTCAAAAATCCATCTCAGAGGTGCGTTTATTTCTAGCCTTGCCAAAACCTGAACTTGGCACAGGCATTGCTCCATATCTGTTAATAATAGAAAAGTAAGTTTTTTCAGGAATAGCGATGATTAGTCCGCAGCAGGTTGAGGCAATGATCAAGGCGGAACTGCCAGACGCCCAGGTTCAGGTGCAAGACTTGACTGGTGGCGGTGACCACTATCAGGTAACAGTAGTTTCATCGCACTTTGCAGGTAAGGGACTAGTGCAACAGCACCAGTTAGTTTATGGTGCTTTGGGGCAAGCTATGTCAACTGAAGCAATTCATGCCTTGGCAGTAAAAACATATACTCCTGAATCTTGGCAAGCAACACCAGCTTCGTAAACATAGAGTTAGGAATTAGGAGTTAGGAGTTATGAATTTTTAACTTCTCACTCGTCATCGTTGAATGTAACATAGGAAACACAAATACCATGACGCCAGAACTCAAAGAGAAAATTGATAACTTGCTACAACAGAACAAGATTATGGTTTTCATGAAGGGAAACAAGTTAATGCCCCAATGTGGTTTCTCCAACAACGTTGTGCAGATTCTCAATACCTTGGGAGTTCCCTTCGAGACAATTGACGTTCTATCAGATTCTGAAATCCGTCAAGGAATTAAGGAATACTCTAACTGGCCGACAATTCCCCAAGTGTATATCAATGGTGAATTCGTTGGCGGTTCTGACATTTTGATTGAAATGTACCAAAAAGGTGAATTACAGGAAAAGGTAGAAGTAGCACTAGCCTCGTCGTAATATTTCTTTACGCCAACCGGAGGGTATATTGCTAAATTTGTGCTTCGCAATCAAAGCAATTTGCCATTTTTAATATCCTTGAAAGGTCAGAGAAATACTATCTCCACTTTCAAGGGTTTTTTTATGGGTTTAGGGACTTCCAAATAAAAAAATACTCAACTCTTTCTTGTGGGGTGGGCGACACGAGCGCCCGTAGCCCAAGGCAGGCTTTTCGGGCCACCCCACAAGATTGGATAATTTATTTGTTAGAAGTCCCTTATAAAAAAATACTTGCTCTATGTTGCGCTTGATTTCATAGCCAACAATCCCCTCAGTCGCATTGGCAAGACCAATATAGGGCTGAGGGGATGCGTTTTATCGATACAATAGAATACTCCAAAATCTCACACCACAGCACCAGTTGACCAATACAGATAATATGTTATGATCATCTGCGGTAATTAACCGTTACTATCAACGACTAGGTAAATAGTACTTAGTAGTAATCGTGTTGTGCCTGTGGTTGCGGCACTGCAAAATTTGATCCATCGTACAAGTAGCGGCTGGCTTCCTCTTCTAAGCGATGAATCAGAAAAGGTTCAAGAATGTTGCCATGTCTTAGTGCGGCTAGATATCCATCCAAATACATCCGCATATCATCCGTGCGATAACCGCGATTCCATAACTCGACGAAGGCGTCGGTGAGTCTTTGGTAATAGCGGATACTTTGTGTGTCTTGGAGCATAACTGCTGTATTAAACTCTTTGGAATGAGAATTGTAAATGATTTACGCTCAAATGTGAACTGTAATTTCACTTTGGCATTAACTCAAAGTCAACACATCTACTTTGGGCAGTACTCTCCTAGCAGCTACAAGCTACTTTAATCCTATTCCAGAAAACATCGATTCTAGTTATCTGCTAAATTATTTTTATGATTTTCATACTCAACAGCCCAATTGTATTGGTAATCTATTCGTGGGTGTAGAAGCTAATTTCTGCAAGAGAGAATCCACTTTTATTATCAGGCTAAAAAACTGTTGTGGTAAAAGCTAGCTGCTTAGGCTATAGTTTTTGGCAAATGATATCCATCTAAAAGCAGAATGTTAAGCTAGAAGAACTTTCCATAAGTCTAACAACATTTTCAATAAATTTAATAAAAATTTAAGAATATTTCTAATTGCCTTCGGCAAGGCATAAATTCAAAGATATTGCCACTATTTTTATGAGGAGATGTAAAGGTAATAGCTATTGAAGTAACAAAGGCTACAAAACCTTAGAGATGAGCTTGTTACTTTGAAAGTCATCGACGCTAAGGGGTCTTGCCACTGTGGGTTCGGTTTGTATAGAAATCATTGAGGGGAATCCCCATCTGAGGTCGTTGCTGGGTTGGCACTTGCAACAACTGGAATACCGTGTGCATCAAGCTGCCAGCATTTATCAAGCAAGGGAAGTATTTTTAAGCCATCAACCAACACTGGTAGTTTTAGATGCAGACCTGCCTGATGGTGATGGTATTGAGTTTTGTCGTTGGTTACATCGTCAGCAGCAGCCTCTAATCTTAATGCTATCTGCCCGTAATAGTGAAAGTGATATCGTCGCAGGTTTAAAGGCGGGTGCAGATGATTATCTGAGCAAACCTTTTGGGATGCAAGAGTTTTTGGCACGGGTAGAGGCACTAATTCGCCGGAAGCGCACACCTACTGCACCAGCTTATTTGGATTATGGCACTTTGCAGATCGATTTAGTTCAGCGCCGTGTCCGTTTCCAGGGGGAGTTCATTGACTTAACGCCCCAAGAATTCAGTTTGCTGTACGTTTTGGCACAAGCTGGGGGAGTGCCTCTGAGTAGGTCAGAATTACTGCGTCGTGCTTGGCCTGACGCTATCGATAACCCTCGTACCATTGATACTCACGTTTTATCGCTGCGGAAAAAGGTTGAACTTGATCCTCGCCAACCCAATTTGATTCAAACTATCCGCAATGTAGGATACCGTTTTAACATGGAAATTTTGAATAGCAATATTTCACAATCACAAACAACAAAGTTAGCTAGAGAGAGATTTAATAATCAACGTTCAACACTTAGTAGTAGTGTGTGATGGGAGTGGGGAGAAATCAATTCAAAATTCAAAATTCAAAATTAAAGAACTTCTGCCCTATGCCCAATGCCCAATGCCCCTCAAGAGTTCTGAGTTCCTCTTTTCGGAGTACTGAGTGGGGAGTGGGCAGAGGGAAGAATAACTCTTAACTCCTAACTCCTAACTCCTAACTCAGCACTGTTTTGCCCAATGCCCAATGACGATTGACTAATCCAAATTTAAAATCCAAAATCGTCTTGAGCTTCTGCTTGAATTAAGCTTTCTCGTAATTCAACCCAGTTTATTTCAGAGACTCTTTGATTTGCCAATAAATGACCTTGGTGTAGGTGTAATAACCGAGTACAAAACATCTGGGCTAGTTCCAGTTGGTGGTTTACCATCAAAATCGTGGTTTGATGAGTTTGACTCAACTGGGTTAAGACTTGCATTAGATGAGAAGCCGTACCAGCATCAAGGGCAGAGGTTGGCTCGTCTAATAATAATATTTTAGGCTGGATGACTAAGGCACGAGCGATCGCTACTAGTTGTCGTTGTCCCGCAGAAAGTTGTACCTCTGTTCGCCCTAGACATTCACTGGGAATATGCAGTTGTTCTATCCAGTGACTGACTCGTTGCTCAATTGTCTGTTTGGACAAACCTCGCAAAACTAAAGGATAAACCAAGGCTTCCCCAACTGTCATCCCCAACAGTTTTGATTCTTGCAATACAAGTACAAGCATCTGGCGTAGCTGGATGACGGGAATTTGGCGATATTCTTGATTTTCTAGATAGATTTTGCCACTAGTGGGTTCAATGAGGCGGTTGAGGAGTCGTAGTAACGAAGTTTTTCCAGCGCCAACTGGCCCTACAATTGCAATGCGTTCGCCCTGGAATACTTCCAAGGAAATATCTTGCAATATGGGGTATCCTTGCTGATTGCCTGGAAGTTGGGTTTTCAGCTTCGTAAACAGATTAACTTGCTTTAGCCTGAGTGTGGCTTTTGCTGTATTCAAGGGGAGTGGGGAGTGGGGAGTAGGGAGTAGGGAGATGGGGAAGAAATAACCAATATCCCATGCCCAATTTTAAGTTAATTGTCTGGTAGTTAAAGCTGTAGCGATCGCCCAGCCATCGACCAATAGTAACAGCAGTGTTAATACTAGTAAAATCAAGTACATCCAAGGCTGCGCTAAAGGGCGAACATCTGTAGTATCAATGCCTGTCTTTGCTTGGACAATTTGCACGAAACGGGCAAATCCAACTACACGCATCGGTAGTAAATAAGCTTTCCCATCCTGGCTGAGAAAGTAATAAACTATTCCTCCTTGACCAGTGGTGCGGGGTTTTAACTCTTTCACCTCTGACCAAGGTAAAAACCAGCCTTTACGAAAAAAGCTAGGTACCCAGGCGGGGTAAGTAACCTGAATTCCCTGGTCATCTACCGTTACTCGTTCAGTCAATACAGCATACAAGGCAACGAAGCCGATGCTAATCCCTATCCACAATAATTCTGGGGGTACGGGTGCAGCTGTTACCTGCGATAAGAAGGGTAATGGAACTGTGAGTGCTATGTATAGACTCAGCAGCGTCATCCGAATCAAAGGAGACAGACGAAATACAGAAGCTGAAATA
It includes:
- a CDS encoding response regulator transcription factor, whose amino-acid sequence is MGSVCIEIIEGNPHLRSLLGWHLQQLEYRVHQAASIYQAREVFLSHQPTLVVLDADLPDGDGIEFCRWLHRQQQPLILMLSARNSESDIVAGLKAGADDYLSKPFGMQEFLARVEALIRRKRTPTAPAYLDYGTLQIDLVQRRVRFQGEFIDLTPQEFSLLYVLAQAGGVPLSRSELLRRAWPDAIDNPRTIDTHVLSLRKKVELDPRQPNLIQTIRNVGYRFNMEILNSNISQSQTTKLARERFNNQRSTLSSSV
- a CDS encoding DUF6761 family protein; the encoded protein is MLQDTQSIRYYQRLTDAFVELWNRGYRTDDMRMYLDGYLAALRHGNILEPFLIHRLEEEASRYLYDGSNFAVPQPQAQHDYY
- the glpX gene encoding class II fructose-bisphosphatase, coding for MENTLGLEIIEVVEQAAIASSKWMGKGEKDIADQVAVEAMRERMNKIYMRGRIVIGEGERDNAPMLYIGEEVGICTQPNAEALCNPDELVEIDIAVDPCEGTNLVAYGQPGSMAVLAISEKGGLFAAPDFYMKKLAAPPAAKGKVDINKSATENLKILSECLERSIEELVIVVMKRERHNDLIKEIREAGARVALISDGDVGAAISCGFAGTNIHALMGIGAAPEGVISAAAMRALGGHFQGQLIYDPAVVKTGLIGENREANIDRLKSMNINDPDKVYDAHELASGKTVLFAACGITSGNLMNGVRFFNGGARTQSLVISNQSKTARFVDTIHMFGEPKTLQLN
- a CDS encoding tail fiber domain-containing protein translates to MSNSLSRRQIAGLSGGFVFANLITSLIANGRTQAQTGSLDNLFVSGNVGIGTTNPFRKLDVRGTEIHSGGVTGGFSFGNRETAEFVETPNAGQRWVWYASGGTARLWSGGNKVTVNTSGIISATLFLTSSSREIKENIAELSSREAIETLQDLHPVKFSYKADSEKNLHNGFIAEDVPNTVATFDRKTVSSMDIVAVLTKVVKEQQKTIATLVDKVKTLEARST
- a CDS encoding ABC transporter ATP-binding protein translates to MNTAKATLRLKQVNLFTKLKTQLPGNQQGYPILQDISLEVFQGERIAIVGPVGAGKTSLLRLLNRLIEPTSGKIYLENQEYRQIPVIQLRQMLVLVLQESKLLGMTVGEALVYPLVLRGLSKQTIEQRVSHWIEQLHIPSECLGRTEVQLSAGQRQLVAIARALVIQPKILLLDEPTSALDAGTASHLMQVLTQLSQTHQTTILMVNHQLELAQMFCTRLLHLHQGHLLANQRVSEINWVELRESLIQAEAQDDFGF
- the tadA gene encoding tRNA adenosine(34) deaminase TadA, translating into MLTKYTKYIIHQQWMSSALELAKVAGDAGEVPVGAVIIDSTGKLLAQGENRKERDKDPTAHAEILAIKRAATTLQNWHLNECTLYVTLEPCPMCAGAIVQARLGLLVYGVDDTKTGAIRTVINIPDSAASNHRLQVIGGVLESACREQLQAWFATRRRSVN
- a CDS encoding glutamyl-tRNA reductase; amino-acid sequence: MNIAVVGLSHKTAPVEVREKLSIPEPQIESAIAQLASYPHIDEVAILSTCNRLEIYIVTSEADQGIREITQFLAEYSKLPVLSLRQHLFMLLHDDAVMHVMRVAGGLDSLVLGEGQILAQVKTTHKLGQQYNGIKTILNRLFKQALTAGKRVRTETSIGTGAVSISSAAVELAQIKVANLAACRVVILGAGKMSRLLVQHLISKGAVQISIVNRSRDRALELTKQFPQQPIQIHPLSEMMTVIADSDLVFTSTSATEPILDRAKLEMVLEVQRSLMLFDISVPRNVHADVNELENVQAFNVDDLKAVVAQNYESRRKIAQEAERLLEEEVEAFDIWWRSLETVTTISCLRNKVETIREQELEKALSRLGSEFAEKHQEVIEALTRGIVNKILHDPMVQLRSQQDVEARRRCMQTLQMLFNLDAEEQFS
- the grxD gene encoding Grx4 family monothiol glutaredoxin, producing MTPELKEKIDNLLQQNKIMVFMKGNKLMPQCGFSNNVVQILNTLGVPFETIDVLSDSEIRQGIKEYSNWPTIPQVYINGEFVGGSDILIEMYQKGELQEKVEVALASS
- a CDS encoding DUF981 family protein encodes the protein MFIDYITLMLINMVAGLFLLADYVYRGIDSSNQRQWITGFGITGAIALTTGLHMSFTWPVIGSFNIAFGETSVLFGILFVAAAISLAQGWDLFTIAVYAFFAGVVAIIVGIRILNLNLTKEPLLSGIGFILTGLGGIFAAPTLYWKTNRTWRLIGVAVLIVAALIWALTGYLSYWNHLEGFQKWVPAPMR
- a CDS encoding BolA family protein, which produces MISPQQVEAMIKAELPDAQVQVQDLTGGGDHYQVTVVSSHFAGKGLVQQHQLVYGALGQAMSTEAIHALAVKTYTPESWQATPAS
- the grxC gene encoding glutaredoxin 3, translated to MLDFLNPLLNRHPERVKANVELYTWQTCAYCIRAKMLLWWKGVNFTEYKIDGDEAARAKMAERANGRRTVPQIFINNQHIGGCDDLYQLDTQSQLDPLLAQAAI